In Mytilus trossulus isolate FHL-02 chromosome 6, PNRI_Mtr1.1.1.hap1, whole genome shotgun sequence, a single window of DNA contains:
- the LOC134721546 gene encoding uncharacterized protein LOC134721546, translating to MKSAFLVLLLLGVGYSNGMIAGMNPMNMMMAGAMNGGGQSEMMKMMALMSMMGANQQTGAPGAPGAAGGIAGNPMLNSMMKLGLCRKTETAKESRFCTPELCSLKGMMRFGNGNMYQCVPGFGCCYKDHQSMLLSKLVN from the exons ATGAAATCGGCTTTCCTTGTATTACTCCTTTTAGGAGTCGGATATTCTA ATGGTATGATTGCTGGCATGAACCCAATGAATATGATGATGGCTGGTGCAATGAACGGTGGTGGACAGTCCGAAATGATGAAAATGATGGCATTGATGAGCATGATGGGTGCCAACCAACAAACAGGAGCTCCTGGTGCGCCCGGTGCTGCTGGTGGAATCGCTGGAAATCCTATGCTTAACAGCATGATGAAATTGGGACTCTGCAGAAAAACCGAGACAGCTAAAGAATCTCGATTCTGTACTCCAGAATTGTGTAGTTTGAAGGGAATGATGAGATTTGGAAATGGTAACATGTACCAGTGTGTTCCCGGATTCGGATGTTGTTATAAAGACCACCAGTCAATGCTTCTCAGCAAACTCGTCAACTAA